In Microvenator marinus, one genomic interval encodes:
- a CDS encoding DUF3857 domain-containing protein, whose product MKFMTYRILFLLIALTVLWTAPATAQTTSARAEFEAQIERAESSTNTPLGLAAAHAARSLAGYVDREVFEAKVEEAALQAKNPLVAFELSRIAANARLDLGKNQNAGHNGALAEQGCLRTWSLIGPFANESMEGFAARLGPELGEPGPFTGKTVEVSWRALPQIDQGCAFALGQVVTPDTAAVVYLSGTIRANSRASSLLYLGANGAYKVWVNGELVGLREDDTGLAPDTEAWPVVLNRGANSVVVKLASQSSRSLGFIARLTDRRSQPLKFGMDPSVPEKGDVLDAGDPSKLKQDPSGALSATNTFLQNAKGDEAIWGAWLLQKLAWRDASTPWRDIAQKEVESGLSPRVLALASTLFDEAWMSRNTLERAARSAPDDPFVQVQFAEMHENSMTELDRLKARPVLEAVLEKYPSFLPAIGQLTDWYRSRSSYQKAEAILERAKAVQDVPGIQFRRVAIAQELDTPQAVQKLRVEGLRIGRISSSYLWDHVRDLSVLGDLDAAIEEVRHYRASFPASVFAAQREAELLRAKGDLQGALQVWNDLHEMNPGEAEILERRAELHMALDQRDKATQDLEMALLRRPQDQTLSEKLSFLLPAEDRFWDPYIVSDIRERMVATEATPFSYDTLVSQKVTYVAPNGLSQQVTQRVDRALTAEGVDTAKEMSVAFSMGDERVDILRVRVYKADGTISEDYSHWESGGTRKGSTTYNDTAYLNIRANNVSVGDAVEFQYRVSQVANSNFRGDYFGDIMYAQSNRPIAYQRYVVLYPKDWELFFRPPAVEHTRDDQILTAQKATLFEMKSVPHVVADNDQPGATDVYDYILASNKQTWDDIGTWWWQLIAEQLIVDDEIRSKVRELTRGKKTTKDKVEVIHNYVVRNTRYLHVGLGIHGWKPYRTTTAFRNRYGDCKDKAALLKVMLEEAGVEANMVLVRTRRLGSVDEFPASMHVFNHAITYVPELDLYLDGTAEFNGTTELTTMDQGAQALIVRDGGKSSFVRLPVDKSSANVLEMKLDVVVSKDGVETRGTIHATGTNAVYFRSIFEDPERRKEEFERYLASTYPGVTIESVKFEGLEDLESPTKIEFVASGGRLVNEDGSRRFVFPMGTRKDLLAAYAKSSTRTQALDIRVPFTTQTRVKYRLPEGQAFNQVPANVDLKSPFGGVSVSYNRLPDGGLETEVNYHIDVQRVAVEDYGDFREFMSSINDALNNSIAIGEAE is encoded by the coding sequence ATGAAATTCATGACGTATCGAATCCTATTCCTTCTTATTGCGCTCACGGTTCTCTGGACTGCGCCGGCAACGGCTCAGACCACCAGTGCTCGTGCGGAATTCGAAGCACAAATTGAGCGCGCCGAGAGCTCGACGAATACACCTCTCGGACTCGCAGCCGCCCATGCCGCGCGCTCGCTCGCCGGCTATGTGGACCGCGAGGTATTTGAGGCGAAAGTCGAAGAAGCGGCGCTACAGGCCAAAAACCCGCTCGTAGCCTTCGAGCTTTCACGCATTGCGGCCAACGCCCGATTGGACCTTGGGAAGAACCAAAACGCCGGACATAACGGTGCGCTTGCGGAGCAAGGCTGCCTTCGCACATGGAGTTTGATCGGGCCCTTTGCAAACGAGAGCATGGAGGGTTTTGCCGCTCGACTTGGGCCGGAGCTCGGAGAACCAGGGCCGTTCACAGGCAAAACCGTGGAAGTGAGTTGGCGAGCGCTGCCGCAAATCGACCAGGGTTGTGCGTTTGCCTTGGGTCAAGTCGTCACGCCAGACACCGCCGCAGTGGTCTATCTGTCCGGTACGATACGTGCCAACTCAAGAGCGAGCTCATTGCTCTATCTGGGCGCCAATGGAGCTTACAAGGTCTGGGTGAACGGTGAGCTTGTGGGCCTTAGGGAAGACGATACCGGGCTTGCGCCTGATACCGAGGCGTGGCCAGTTGTGCTCAATCGCGGCGCAAACTCGGTGGTGGTCAAACTCGCGTCACAATCGAGTCGATCCCTTGGTTTCATCGCCCGACTCACTGACCGGCGCTCGCAACCCCTGAAATTTGGAATGGACCCGAGCGTCCCTGAGAAAGGAGATGTTCTGGATGCGGGCGACCCATCAAAGCTAAAACAAGACCCAAGCGGCGCGCTAAGTGCCACAAACACGTTCCTGCAAAATGCCAAAGGTGACGAGGCCATCTGGGGCGCATGGCTGCTGCAAAAACTCGCTTGGAGAGATGCCTCAACGCCCTGGAGAGATATCGCTCAAAAAGAGGTCGAGAGTGGCCTTAGTCCACGCGTGCTCGCCCTTGCCTCCACGCTCTTTGACGAGGCGTGGATGAGTCGAAATACCCTCGAGCGTGCGGCACGCAGCGCGCCAGACGATCCCTTTGTCCAGGTTCAGTTCGCAGAAATGCACGAGAACTCGATGACGGAATTGGATCGGCTCAAAGCCCGACCCGTACTTGAGGCAGTCCTTGAAAAGTACCCGAGTTTTCTTCCAGCCATCGGCCAACTCACGGATTGGTACCGTTCGCGTTCAAGCTATCAGAAAGCCGAGGCCATTCTTGAGCGTGCAAAAGCGGTACAAGACGTTCCAGGAATCCAATTCAGGCGTGTGGCAATCGCTCAGGAATTGGACACGCCCCAAGCCGTGCAGAAGCTAAGAGTCGAGGGTCTGAGAATTGGCCGAATCTCAAGCTCGTATCTCTGGGATCACGTCCGCGATTTGAGCGTGCTCGGAGACCTAGACGCGGCGATCGAGGAGGTGCGGCACTATCGGGCATCCTTCCCAGCCTCGGTTTTTGCGGCACAACGCGAAGCCGAACTCCTTCGCGCCAAAGGCGATCTCCAAGGCGCGTTGCAAGTCTGGAACGACCTGCACGAAATGAACCCTGGCGAGGCCGAGATTTTGGAGCGTCGCGCTGAATTGCATATGGCGCTAGACCAGCGGGACAAGGCCACACAAGACTTGGAAATGGCCCTACTGAGGCGCCCGCAAGACCAGACTTTGAGCGAGAAGTTGAGCTTCCTTCTTCCTGCCGAAGATCGCTTTTGGGATCCCTATATTGTTAGCGATATTCGCGAACGCATGGTTGCCACCGAAGCCACGCCGTTTTCCTACGACACGCTGGTCTCTCAGAAGGTGACCTATGTGGCGCCGAATGGCCTTTCGCAACAGGTCACGCAGCGCGTTGACCGCGCCCTGACCGCCGAAGGTGTGGACACCGCAAAAGAGATGAGCGTCGCGTTTTCTATGGGTGATGAGCGCGTGGATATCCTGAGAGTCCGTGTCTACAAGGCCGACGGCACCATCTCCGAGGATTATTCGCATTGGGAGTCGGGCGGAACTCGAAAGGGCTCTACCACCTACAATGACACTGCGTACCTGAATATCCGCGCGAATAACGTGAGTGTGGGTGATGCCGTGGAATTCCAATATCGCGTCTCACAGGTGGCGAACTCGAACTTCCGAGGGGACTACTTTGGCGACATTATGTACGCCCAATCCAATCGCCCCATCGCCTACCAGCGTTACGTGGTGCTCTACCCCAAAGATTGGGAGCTCTTCTTTAGGCCACCAGCCGTGGAGCACACCCGAGACGACCAGATTTTGACCGCTCAAAAGGCGACGCTCTTCGAGATGAAATCCGTGCCTCATGTGGTTGCCGACAACGACCAGCCAGGCGCTACCGACGTTTACGACTATATCCTCGCCAGCAATAAGCAGACCTGGGACGATATCGGCACGTGGTGGTGGCAGCTCATCGCGGAGCAGCTCATCGTGGATGACGAGATTCGGTCGAAGGTTCGAGAGCTCACGCGCGGCAAGAAGACCACCAAAGACAAGGTCGAGGTCATCCATAATTACGTGGTCCGAAACACCCGTTATCTACACGTTGGGCTTGGTATTCACGGCTGGAAGCCTTATCGCACGACCACTGCCTTTAGAAACCGATATGGCGACTGCAAAGACAAGGCGGCGCTCCTCAAGGTCATGCTCGAGGAAGCTGGTGTGGAAGCGAATATGGTGCTCGTGCGCACGCGGCGCCTTGGCAGCGTGGACGAGTTCCCCGCGTCCATGCACGTCTTTAACCACGCCATCACCTATGTTCCTGAGCTCGACCTCTACCTCGATGGTACTGCGGAGTTTAACGGCACGACCGAGCTCACCACCATGGACCAAGGGGCGCAGGCCCTGATCGTGCGTGACGGTGGAAAGTCCTCGTTTGTGCGGCTTCCGGTAGACAAGTCCAGCGCGAATGTTCTCGAGATGAAACTCGACGTGGTCGTGAGCAAAGACGGTGTGGAGACTCGCGGCACGATTCATGCCACGGGCACCAACGCTGTCTACTTCCGAAGCATCTTCGAAGACCCCGAGCGGCGCAAAGAGGAGTTTGAGAGATACCTCGCGTCTACCTACCCGGGAGTCACCATTGAGTCGGTTAAATTCGAGGGGCTTGAGGATTTGGAGAGCCCCACCAAAATCGAGTTTGTGGCAAGTGGCGGGCGCCTCGTGAACGAGGACGGTAGCCGCAGATTTGTCTTCCCTATGGGCACTAGGAAAGACCTGCTCGCCGCCTATGCGAAATCGTCTACGCGCACACAGGCTCTGGATATTCGAGTGCCGTTCACCACGCAGACGCGCGTAAAATACAGGCTCCCAGAAGGCCAGGCGTTCAATCAAGTCCCGGCCAATGTGGATCTAAAGAGCCCATTCGGCGGCGTCAGCGTCTCGTATAATCGACTCCCTGACGGCGGGCTCGAGACCGAGGTGAACTACCATATCGATGTGCAGCGCGTGGCGGTCGAAGATTATGGTGATTTCCGCGAGTTCATGAGCTCGATCAACGATGCCCTGAACAATTCTATCGCGATCGGAGAGGCTGAATGA
- a CDS encoding Smr/MutS family protein: MGKKKKVKAEPGTLGELLLKAAEARAESREAAKSAAPEPTPSPAPEPAEPSPEPLNPEDLSDEALFAAALDEIDKGAIYAGKFGNLNDEWRPKSSEVVETVTVEDVRKKQDDLYFERMIGQLQKRFEDGKYYTPEHYGSEESLRRAANHRYEKARRIGPIPVLDLHDVTLKEVFEIMEAFVLKRQKEGAKFVRIIHGKGKNSADGPVLRPLVSQWVEASVRCIGCFPEIDVDGDHGVTVVELKRPSPTA; this comes from the coding sequence ATGGGCAAGAAGAAGAAAGTCAAAGCGGAACCAGGAACACTGGGTGAACTCTTGCTCAAAGCTGCTGAAGCGCGCGCAGAATCGAGAGAAGCCGCGAAATCGGCAGCCCCTGAACCCACTCCAAGTCCGGCTCCAGAGCCCGCCGAGCCAAGCCCTGAACCACTAAACCCAGAAGATTTGAGCGACGAAGCCCTCTTTGCCGCGGCGCTCGACGAGATAGACAAGGGCGCGATTTACGCTGGGAAGTTCGGCAATCTGAATGACGAATGGCGCCCAAAATCCTCGGAAGTCGTGGAAACCGTGACCGTTGAGGACGTGCGCAAAAAGCAGGACGACCTCTACTTCGAGCGCATGATTGGCCAGCTTCAGAAGCGTTTTGAGGACGGGAAGTATTACACACCGGAGCATTATGGCAGCGAGGAGTCTCTGCGGCGTGCTGCGAACCATCGCTACGAAAAAGCTCGCCGAATCGGCCCCATCCCCGTGCTAGATCTGCACGACGTCACGCTCAAAGAGGTCTTCGAGATCATGGAGGCTTTTGTGCTCAAGCGGCAAAAAGAGGGCGCAAAATTCGTCCGCATCATTCACGGCAAAGGAAAGAACTCGGCAGACGGTCCCGTGCTTCGTCCGCTGGTTTCCCAATGGGTCGAGGCCTCTGTGCGCTGTATTGGGTGCTTCCCTGAGATTGATGTGGATGGAGATCACGGCGTTACCGTGGTCGAGCTCAAGAGACCGAGCCCAACCGCCTAA
- a CDS encoding M48 family metallopeptidase yields the protein MKYSVFLTLIFSVLLTQACATSNLARQTADQVFPVSEENKMGKEVAVQIEAENKVHQDPNLQAYIRGMGAKIVAAAKNDIPRGIRITFTVVDDPKTVNAFAIPGGNIYIYTGLLKSASSEAEVAGVLGHEVAHVTRRHVAQRLLVMVGADQLIQMASGKDPSGLAGLAGSVAAQGYFLKYSRDHEHDADDFGLDYMVRAGYNPQGFVTFFKKLGDSNVPEFLSTHPDPAGRARTAQERIREMSNTPSYTGEAEFKAKKQEFGL from the coding sequence ATGAAATATTCAGTGTTCTTAACTTTGATTTTTAGTGTGTTGCTTACGCAAGCTTGCGCCACATCCAATCTGGCGCGACAGACCGCAGACCAGGTCTTTCCGGTCTCCGAAGAGAACAAGATGGGCAAGGAGGTCGCGGTCCAGATCGAGGCCGAGAACAAGGTTCATCAGGACCCGAACCTGCAGGCCTATATTCGTGGCATGGGCGCAAAGATCGTAGCGGCCGCCAAGAATGATATCCCGCGTGGTATTCGTATTACGTTTACGGTGGTGGACGACCCGAAGACCGTGAACGCGTTCGCGATTCCGGGCGGCAATATCTACATCTATACGGGACTCTTGAAGTCCGCGTCCTCGGAGGCCGAGGTTGCTGGCGTGCTTGGCCATGAAGTTGCTCACGTCACGCGACGGCACGTGGCGCAACGGCTCTTGGTTATGGTTGGAGCAGACCAACTCATTCAGATGGCTTCGGGCAAGGATCCAAGCGGTCTTGCGGGACTCGCGGGGTCCGTGGCGGCACAGGGATATTTCCTCAAGTACAGCCGTGACCACGAGCACGACGCGGACGATTTTGGTCTCGACTACATGGTTCGCGCCGGTTACAACCCACAAGGATTCGTGACGTTTTTTAAGAAGTTAGGGGACTCCAATGTGCCTGAGTTTCTTTCGACACACCCTGACCCAGCAGGGCGTGCTCGCACAGCGCAGGAGCGAATTCGCGAGATGTCAAACACGCCAAGCTACACGGGTGAAGCCGAGTTTAAGGCCAAGAAACAAGAGTTCGGACTATGA
- a CDS encoding zinc-dependent alcohol dehydrogenase family protein, with protein sequence MNQAWMIEAWGVENLKLESVEPEEVQPGQVRVEIKATSLNYRDLLMVRGHYNPRQPLPLVPCSDAAGVVVETSEGASWKVGDRVMPAFAQTWQSGRLKREHLKSTLGGPLQGTLTQSRVFDSHGLVAIPDGLGFEAAATLGCAPLTAWNALIAHGGLRPGETVLVQGTGGVSIFALQLAHAMGARVAVTSSDDAKLERARELGAEYTINYRTTPEWGREARKWCPEGVDHIIEVGGAGTLAQSLRAVAAGGNIYVIGVLSHDGSLPAFDPTPLLMNNIRMQGIFVGPKAEFEALSAAVSALNLEPVISDRFGFDEAPRAFEHLATGNHFGKIVVSD encoded by the coding sequence ATGAACCAGGCGTGGATGATTGAGGCGTGGGGCGTTGAGAATCTCAAACTTGAAAGCGTAGAGCCCGAAGAGGTTCAGCCCGGCCAAGTCCGTGTTGAGATCAAGGCGACATCGCTGAACTACCGCGATCTCCTGATGGTTCGAGGCCACTATAACCCTCGTCAACCGCTACCGTTGGTGCCGTGTTCGGATGCGGCCGGCGTGGTGGTGGAGACGAGTGAGGGGGCTAGCTGGAAAGTGGGCGACCGAGTCATGCCCGCATTTGCACAGACATGGCAGAGTGGGCGGCTCAAGCGCGAGCATCTCAAATCCACGCTGGGAGGGCCGCTTCAGGGCACACTTACTCAGTCTCGTGTTTTTGACTCGCATGGACTTGTGGCGATTCCCGATGGTCTTGGCTTTGAGGCTGCCGCTACGCTTGGGTGCGCGCCTCTGACCGCATGGAACGCATTGATCGCGCATGGTGGACTTCGGCCGGGCGAGACGGTTTTGGTTCAGGGTACGGGCGGTGTGTCGATTTTCGCGTTGCAGCTGGCGCATGCCATGGGCGCGCGCGTGGCGGTGACGTCTTCGGACGACGCGAAGCTCGAGCGGGCGCGGGAGCTCGGGGCCGAGTACACCATCAACTACAGGACCACGCCGGAATGGGGCCGCGAGGCCCGGAAGTGGTGTCCAGAAGGCGTGGACCATATCATCGAGGTGGGCGGCGCTGGAACGCTCGCTCAGTCATTGCGAGCGGTAGCTGCAGGCGGCAATATCTACGTTATCGGAGTGCTTTCGCACGACGGCAGCCTGCCGGCGTTTGATCCAACTCCTCTGCTGATGAACAATATTCGGATGCAGGGGATTTTTGTGGGTCCGAAGGCCGAGTTCGAGGCGTTAAGTGCAGCGGTCTCGGCGCTGAATCTTGAACCGGTGATCTCAGACCGATTTGGATTTGATGAGGCACCAAGGGCCTTTGAGCATTTGGCGACCGGCAACCATTTCGGCAAGATCGTGGTTTCAGATTGA
- a CDS encoding aldehyde dehydrogenase family protein: MSHGILVRENPANTQEILYEIPWDLNQVDSSVAKAKAALRSWDRLGREARIGYLHKFSEALKSRRELIARTIALEAGKPLWEAYTEADALSAKIDIMTGEGAALTADVHPEGLSGGSWRYRPLGPLAVLGPFNFPLHLPNGHIVPALVNGNTVIFKPSEVTAKSAEIYIEAAREAGIPDGVINLVQGPGEVGAALVVHPDIRGVLFTGSYETGLRIKRATLEHPQKLLALEMGGKNTSIILGDAGLEHAAHDIAFAAYMTAGQRCSATSRIILEASVFDEFVERFRDISARVTMGDTVNETTFMGPLATQGAFQKFLDAQQDTENGRLVNLLEGGLARQDLQGYFVSPALWHAKECDARGTHQAAEIFGPDVVLYKAHNDANLVEWANATDFGLAMSIYTRDEERFQDLGYDLETGILNLNRSTCGASSRLPFGGVKQSGNHRPSAVLAGLYTAYPQAQLVQASEFNPKTLDAKPWSLLS; the protein is encoded by the coding sequence ATGAGTCATGGAATTTTAGTTCGAGAAAACCCAGCAAACACGCAAGAGATTTTGTACGAAATCCCGTGGGACCTGAATCAGGTTGATTCATCGGTGGCGAAAGCAAAAGCCGCGCTGCGCAGCTGGGACCGGCTTGGCCGCGAGGCACGCATCGGCTACCTCCACAAATTCTCGGAGGCGCTCAAGTCGCGCCGTGAACTCATCGCTCGCACTATCGCTCTGGAGGCGGGAAAGCCTCTCTGGGAGGCGTACACCGAAGCAGACGCGCTGAGCGCCAAGATCGATATTATGACGGGCGAAGGGGCTGCGCTGACGGCGGACGTTCATCCAGAGGGTTTAAGTGGAGGTTCGTGGAGATATCGGCCGCTCGGACCACTCGCGGTCTTGGGGCCGTTCAACTTCCCGCTCCACCTACCGAACGGGCATATCGTGCCGGCGCTTGTCAACGGCAACACGGTGATTTTCAAGCCGTCGGAAGTTACGGCCAAGAGCGCGGAGATTTACATCGAGGCAGCCCGAGAAGCTGGTATCCCGGACGGGGTGATCAACCTTGTGCAGGGTCCGGGTGAAGTCGGGGCGGCGCTCGTTGTGCACCCAGATATTCGGGGGGTCTTGTTCACCGGGTCCTACGAGACCGGCTTGAGGATCAAGCGCGCGACTTTGGAGCACCCACAAAAACTGCTCGCTCTGGAGATGGGCGGCAAGAATACCTCGATTATACTTGGGGATGCGGGCCTTGAGCACGCCGCGCACGATATTGCGTTTGCGGCTTATATGACTGCCGGGCAGCGTTGTAGCGCGACGAGCCGAATCATTCTGGAGGCGAGCGTTTTTGACGAGTTCGTGGAGCGGTTTAGGGATATCTCGGCGCGTGTCACCATGGGGGATACGGTCAACGAGACCACGTTTATGGGGCCGCTCGCCACTCAAGGTGCGTTCCAGAAATTCTTGGATGCGCAGCAAGATACGGAAAATGGGCGGCTGGTGAATCTGCTCGAGGGAGGCCTCGCGCGCCAGGATTTGCAGGGGTATTTTGTGAGCCCTGCCCTCTGGCACGCCAAGGAATGCGACGCTCGCGGCACGCATCAGGCCGCTGAAATTTTTGGGCCGGACGTCGTTCTCTACAAGGCGCACAATGACGCAAACCTAGTGGAGTGGGCGAATGCCACGGATTTTGGTCTCGCGATGAGTATTTATACTCGTGACGAAGAGAGGTTTCAGGACCTCGGTTACGATCTTGAAACCGGGATTCTGAACTTGAACCGGTCTACGTGCGGGGCCTCGTCGCGGCTTCCTTTCGGCGGCGTCAAACAGTCTGGGAATCACCGTCCGAGTGCGGTGCTCGCCGGACTTTACACGGCCTATCCACAAGCGCAGCTGGTGCAGGCTTCGGAGTTCAATCCGAAGACTTTGGATGCCAAGCCGTGGAGTTTGTTGTCATGA
- a CDS encoding hydroxymethylpyrimidine/phosphomethylpyrimidine kinase gives MSLKRVLTIAGTDPTGAAGITADLGVFRDFGCLGASVITSVVWQNSQGVQGFKTLEVDEVLGQLDAVLDDLKIDAVKIGMLGNAEIAAGVASRLKALSVPIVLDPVMASGDGDKAMWLSGGEPNGWEPILDVATLITPNVPEFLVLTGRETMEREDIEAALIGAVAAFDADIVLKAGHLPSTDSEVADFLMLRGQTEVLDLKAFPRIPDDVRGTGCALSSAIAASLVSNPDVLASVEMAREYLSDRLATRYWPGKGRASLGSQTKRVVQ, from the coding sequence ATGAGCCTTAAGCGTGTTTTGACCATTGCTGGCACCGATCCAACCGGAGCGGCCGGCATCACCGCAGACCTTGGGGTTTTCCGCGATTTCGGGTGCCTGGGTGCGTCCGTGATCACATCGGTGGTCTGGCAAAACTCTCAGGGAGTTCAAGGGTTCAAGACGCTAGAAGTTGATGAAGTCCTCGGCCAGCTTGACGCGGTCTTGGACGATCTCAAGATAGATGCGGTCAAGATCGGGATGCTTGGAAATGCCGAGATTGCCGCGGGTGTCGCTTCGCGGCTCAAGGCGCTGAGTGTGCCGATCGTGCTCGACCCAGTCATGGCGTCTGGAGACGGTGACAAGGCCATGTGGTTATCCGGCGGGGAGCCGAATGGTTGGGAGCCGATCCTGGACGTTGCCACGTTGATTACGCCGAATGTGCCCGAGTTCCTGGTTTTGACGGGTCGCGAGACGATGGAGCGTGAGGATATTGAGGCGGCGTTGATAGGGGCGGTAGCGGCATTTGACGCGGATATAGTTTTGAAAGCGGGCCACCTTCCGAGTACGGACTCTGAGGTGGCTGATTTCCTGATGCTTCGTGGGCAAACCGAGGTTTTGGACCTTAAGGCGTTTCCGCGAATTCCGGACGATGTGCGGGGTACCGGCTGTGCGCTCTCTTCCGCGATCGCGGCTTCTTTGGTATCGAACCCGGACGTTTTGGCGTCGGTTGAGATGGCGCGGGAGTATTTGAGCGATCGTCTAGCGACGAGGTATTGGCCGGGTAAAGGTCGTGCGTCGCTGGGTTCGCAAACAAAGAGAGTAGTACAATGA
- a CDS encoding sterol desaturase family protein, producing MSIFGLLLGFLAGATAWTLTEYGLHRGYGHKGGSKNPFTVEHLAHHTDIMYFAPGWKKFGAAFLVLGITGPLLYLATGIYGIAASLGFALTYLTYEFIHKRLHTHGPKTRYGRWARRHHLYHHYKRPNLNHGVTTPIWDAVFGTLEVPPKIVVPRKKALPWMLNEEGEMRAEYAEDFELHSPRVAN from the coding sequence ATGTCTATATTCGGATTACTATTAGGATTTCTAGCAGGCGCCACGGCTTGGACCTTGACCGAATACGGCCTGCACCGAGGCTATGGTCACAAAGGGGGATCTAAGAACCCCTTCACCGTAGAACATCTGGCCCACCACACCGACATCATGTACTTCGCGCCTGGTTGGAAGAAGTTTGGCGCTGCATTCCTCGTGCTGGGCATCACAGGCCCGCTTCTCTACCTCGCTACGGGAATCTACGGCATTGCCGCCTCCTTGGGATTTGCGCTCACCTATCTTACCTACGAATTCATCCACAAAAGGCTACATACGCACGGGCCAAAAACTCGCTACGGACGTTGGGCCAGAAGGCATCACCTCTACCACCACTACAAACGCCCGAACCTCAACCACGGCGTGACCACGCCCATCTGGGATGCCGTGTTTGGAACTCTCGAAGTCCCGCCAAAGATCGTCGTTCCGAGGAAAAAAGCGCTGCCTTGGATGTTGAATGAGGAAGGGGAAATGCGGGCGGAGTACGCCGAAGACTTTGAACTACATAGTCCACGCGTCGCAAACTAA
- a CDS encoding (2Fe-2S) ferredoxin domain-containing protein, with the protein MARDLRKIQNVVLVCQGKDCKKNGAKDVLCGVKSALKDLGAHRETMIVKTKCTGQCKKAPVMGIQPHGVWLTEGTEKSAAATIHATIGERLKIVS; encoded by the coding sequence ATGGCCAGAGACCTTCGGAAAATTCAAAATGTTGTCTTGGTTTGCCAGGGCAAAGACTGCAAAAAGAATGGGGCCAAGGACGTGCTATGCGGCGTCAAGTCAGCCCTCAAAGATCTTGGCGCGCACCGAGAAACCATGATCGTGAAGACGAAGTGCACTGGCCAATGCAAAAAGGCACCGGTTATGGGTATTCAACCCCACGGTGTCTGGCTCACCGAAGGTACTGAGAAGTCGGCCGCAGCCACCATTCACGCCACGATCGGCGAAAGACTCAAGATCGTATCCTGA